DNA from Arthrobacter sp. PvP023:
GTGGATGATGGCTTCTTTGAGTTCGGTTTCTGTCAGTCCGTTGACCTGGGCCCGGGCGAGGTGTCCGCGGAGCTGATCGGTGCTTGCGGTGGTGACCAGGCTGGCAACCGTGATGAGGCTGCGGTCCCGTGGGGAGAGTTCGGTGCGCTCCCAGATATCTCCGAAGAGTACGCCGTCGGTGAGCTCGACGAGTTTGGGGGCGAAGTCGCCGATGAGCTGTTGGG
Protein-coding regions in this window:
- a CDS encoding carboxymuconolactone decarboxylase family protein; the protein is MTDTNQTRAQQLIGDFAPKLVELTDGVLFGDIWERTELSPRDRSLITVASLVTTASTDQLRGHLARAQVNGLTETELKEAIIHLAFYAGWPKAMQAIMVAKEVFKN